Part of the Candoia aspera isolate rCanAsp1 chromosome 1, rCanAsp1.hap2, whole genome shotgun sequence genome, TAACACGTGGCTATAACACAGGAGGCAGAACACCCTGTCCGAAGGACCCTGTCTATTTCCTTGGGGCTAACAGGGGCAAATTCTTCTCAGATAACTGAAACGTTGCCTCCAGAGGACCAGCAAAGCCAGAGTACGGTTACATGCATATCTGACCGATGATCCGTCCATGCCCAGCCCAGGTTTTGTAAGTGCATGTTAGGTTGGCCCATGTAAATTATGGATATGGCAGACTTGATTACAAGTCCAGTTGACTCCTGCCATGCTGCCCCATACCCATCATCATCCTGAAAACAGATTTTCCATGACACCCTTCAAGTTATTCTGCAAGTTATTGGGGATATTGCacaaaatatcagttttaaaatgtgtcagtaGGCTGAGGATGttctggaagaagagaaagagtttATTACCGACAGCAGGATTGGACTCTGAAGAAATGCCAGGTGATGAACACACTTTGGTGATGAAGGGGTTAAGACAGTTCAACTGGCAAGATACTGACTGGCTTGTTTTTCTGGGAGAGTGTTTTGGGAGCAAaatggctctgttctgtgggaggctttctgctgagaagtctgactttttaaggggggcagttggcctGTTTGATTTTGTTATGAAAAACGCCTtatgtgtaatatggagacaagGAAATTTCCAGTGTgggttaaaaaattaagaatatgtacagtatttggtTTGATATTAAGGCTGGTGtggttccatttttctttaatgatttgactgGATTTATTTTCAGGCTTCTTTGATCTATAAGGTTTATAAGGTATCtacaaggtataataataattacttggtttttaggtttaatagggttatgTTTGTTGTAGTAttgttaattataaaagtagacaatttatgtttttataatttgatttttgtgatagtagacagaaatatatagaatagcggtaggaaggaaataattaaattaatgtttttttgggggggagggaaattGATTTAGAGATATatatgtttcttcttctttttctataaggggaaggagcaattgcattagtgatttgtatatgtattaatggaaggatttatacaaataatgtgattttggtttgatatagagtaagggatcgaatatggaaattgctgtatattcttgttgttgaaagtcggaagtcactttatgGAATCTCCACaaattttttcttccattttggacttttttagtttttctttttttctttttgcagtttttttgtttttgttttgtaatttttacctttctttaaacttaataaaattctgatATATATAAAAACGGAAGGATACCAAAACCAGTGCCCACTGAGAGGAGCAGGTGGCCCAGGTCTGCCAGCCCCAGCACACTCTACATGTACCCCTCTCATCTTCAGGGAACTGAAATAAAGTCCATGGAGCTGCTAAACAGCACGTCCCAGGCAGGTCTCAGACCTCAGCCTCTCCCAGCCTGCTGAGCCAAATGTAGACCATGGTCAAAAGGACTGCTGTACAGTGTGGtgggcttctttttttccccataggaagaaacatcaataggtTTGTAAAAATGCAAGGCATCAATTCAGGGACTCTATCCCTTGATTCTTAATCCAGAGCTGATCAAGGTTTCCTCCATCCAGAGAAACGATGAACACACGTAAACTTCCAATCTGAAGGTAGAGGAGATTCTTTGTATCTCCAGGTAAGGCTAGGAAAGTCTCCTGTGAAATCCTGGAAAAATACTGCTGGCCAAATTAGACTGCAGAGAACTCAACGAATCAGTCACGTCACTTGGCAAAATTCCAGCGGAACTGGCAGATTGCAGCCCTATCTTTTAAATGAAGAGGCCAGGCAGAATATATGAACATATTTTTATCAGTTTTGTTGATCACGTTGCATCAGATTAAGCCACAGAAATATAATGGTGACGATGATGATAATTTCTATGACAAGGTACTCAACACAATTGTATGATGCTGCCCCCATACCCCCCATTTCGTTTTTCTAACGTAAAAGCCCTTTCTTGTCCCCTTGGATATTTTATTTGCCTCTTTTCCTATCTCTTTTTCAGTGTTCAATGCATTTTTGAGATGCAATGGCAAAATTATAAGAACCAGCCCTATTGGTTTCTGCTAGTTGCAGGGTTCTACAGCAAGTTCATCAAAAATATGTTCATTATCCCAGGCCAGGACTTTCTTCAGCTTTGTGAACAATCGTATATAGTCAATTGCAAAAAAACACAAACATGCAAGTAAATAAAACCCTAGTAACAAAAAGGAATAAGATCAATctttatacaaatatatttttatttaatgtttgatttaatttatttcattgatGTGCAGTTTAATACAACTTCCTTCAAATTGGTATCCCTCCATATGTGTTGGACTATGGACCCAAAAATCCTGACCAACCCTAGACTGAAGAAGGCTAATTGAACAGGGAGTCTCCTTTGCCACAGAAAGAACTTGGGGTCAGATATTTTTAAGCTTGTAAAGATTATAGTCATGGCTAATATATACACTCGCAGCCTTGTCATTTCTACAGTCAGTAGTTATAAAGCTTTTTGATCCTTTGATTTGTACGATCAATCATTTTGATTTTGGCTACTAGGAGCCCTCCTTGGATGGACTGCTGACAAACTACCATTGTTTGTGGCTAAAGATCCCAGGAAGTGGCTAAGGGGTGAACCAGCTGGAAATGCAAAGCTTCTTTGATTAAACTGAAAGAATGGCCTTAGGCAGAGGTTGGGACTTGTATTGGGAactatattatatttaaataaaatgtgctttTTACTGAGATAATACTCAGAAGAATAAGCGTTCTCACTACACAGAGTTTGAAAAACAAGAGTATGCAATGTACAGTATTCTTTTTTCCACTGAAGTTCTTCTTCTTCAGAAGTGGTAGAGGTTATTATTAAGTTGTCTATTtaatttgtttagttttgcttcCTTTAATCCATGTGTCACCCACTGATTTTACCATACCATCAAGATAAGTCTTCTGCATGTTTCCCCCCCAAATGGCCACATATTATAACACATATTATATAAGCCAGTGACTATAAAACAAGGTTTCTCCCTTTCCAAATCCATATATTGCCAAGGGCTTTTGACACAGCATCTTTCACCTCCTTATTCCTCAGGCTGTAGATGAGAGGGTTGAGCATGGGGATCACAACCGTGTAGAACATAGAAGCCCATTTGTCTTGGTCCATTGAGTAGCTGGAACTCGGCCGGAAGTACATATAGAGTATTGTCCCATGGAATATCCCAACAGCTGTCAGGTGAGAGGCGCAGGTGGAAAATGCCCTGTGCCTGCCCTCAGTGGAGCGCATCCTCAGGATTGTCCCCAAAATATAAAGATAGGATACAAGAATCATACCAATGCTGCTTGCTTCAAGGCTGCCACCAATGGTAAATAGCACAATCTCACTAATATATGTCTCCGTACAGGAGAGAATTAGAAGTGGAGGCTCATCACAGAAGAAGTGATTGATAATATTCGAGCTGCAGAATGATAGTCGGAATGTACAGGAAGCGTGTATTGTTGAATCCAACAGGCTTATAAGGTATGCAATACTGATCAATTGCTGGCAGGTGGTTTTGGACATTACAGTTGGATAGAGAAGGGGATTGCAGATGGCCACATATCTGTCATAGGCCATCACAGCCAACAAAAGGCACTCTGCATCTGCAAGTATATCAAATAGAAAGAGCTGTGTAGCACAGGCACTGTAAGAAATCTTTTTAGTTTCACTTAATAAGTCAGTCAACATTTTAGGAGCAATGTTTGAGGAACAGCAGAGATCAACAAAGGAGAGGTTGCCCAGGAAGTAATACATGGGTTTGTGGAGTTGGGGTTGAGTGCAAATCAAGAGAATCATGCCAAGGTTCCCTAACACAGTGATGGCATAAACCAAGAGGAAGACCATAAAAAGAACAAGCTGCATTTTGGGATTGTCTGTGAATCCCTGAAGAATGAACTCAGTAATGACAGAATCATTTCCTTCATCCATGCTTTCCTCAGTGGATGGTTGGTTTAGGTTATGAGCTGATCCTGAAATGTCTTTCTGATCCCTtgttaaggaaaagaaaattatattactTAGAGCTTCATCCATGTTCCTATCTTCATGCAACAAGAATCTGGATGTTTTCAAGAGGATTAGGAGGACATTACTAATTTATCTCAGCATACAGTGTATTTGCTAGTGGAAACCATTATTATGGAAAAAGTTAGGCTGTGAAAATATATGTAATTCTAATATACAATTCTAATATACTTTCTTCATTTCCTGTTTCAATGTAAGTGAAGGACACAGATTAATTTATTGCTACAACTGTTGCTGTAAAAGTATATGTTGgactttaatgtatttatggctgCTAGCATTTGTAATCCCCCCTCCTCCACCGATTCTAAAACCTTGCAACATGTCCTAGCAAGGGGGATTTGAAAGCTCCAGATCTCCTGGTTCAGGTCCCCTTTATCCCAATTCCCCCTTAGTAGATGGTAAGTTAACATGTGGTACATTACATTGAATTCCCAccccttcattttccaattttgttttttggggtttaAATTTTAGATTCAAACAGATAGTAAAATGGATACCCTAGATAGAATGTTCCCCGAAGAGACATCAACTCTGTCATAAATATGAATTTTTCTGTCCAGAAAGAATCCCCCAAACTACTCATGATGGAGGTTAGATGTGGTCTCGATGGAGTTAAGCCCTGGAGGCTGGTTTAAACCAGGAGCCCTGAAGAGCTCCCTTGGATCACTCACCCTATAGACAACAAGGCAGGAAGCACATCTCTTCCCTGTTTGATGACAATGGTCCAAAGCAATTTCCTGCCATTATTCTGTGTAAGATTGTTCTCAATCCTTCTAAAGACAAGAAATCCACTTAGCAATGTGTACTGGTGCCTTAAACATTCTTTCATTTGGGGGGAGTAATCTCAAATGATTCCTGTTTTATTATTGGGCAGGCCACACTTCCAGTAaccagtggatggatggatggatttatttattgctatttctTTTACTGCAAAATTGTGGGGAGTACTTACTTGCCAACTATCTCCTAGACTTCAGTGTAACAAAGAAGCTGAAAAGTAGAGTGAATAACGAATTTGCATTCTTAGGGCAGAGCCATGAAGCGTGTGCTCAAATCCATACAGAGAGGACAATAACTAACCTTGCAGTTGGGAGCCGAGACCATTACAATGGCAGAAAGGATTGGAGTGGAAATTGGGTCAAGGAGAATTGAAGAGGGGTGTTGAAAAGTTCACAATGGTGGGGAAGGGGATATGCAGaaattaacaactgaaagaaaagcagcagctttcTCTGAGGGATTAGAAATTAGATTTAGAGCTTAAAGCTGAATAACTCTGAGTGGAACTCTGAATGGACCAGTTGAGATGCTAAACTATCTTCCCAAATTGAACTGTTGCCCTAGGTCGCACTTCTTTCCCCCTGTCTAAAAACTGGCCATCCATACAAATACCTGGTCAAAAGCAGTCAATTAATGCACTTGTGCTTTCTCGGTGAGAAAGGTGGCTGGTGAAGAATAAATGAGGCACACAAGACCACTGCAACTTTACTTAAAAGTTTATGGACTGTGAAACACAACCTGACTTGTTGTTCAACAGTTGGGAGTAAAATGTCCTTCCTCTTCAAATCTTACAGAGCTCTACCAGTATCTTGAGCTTACTCTCTATTGATGTCCAGATTAAAGTCAATTTACTGTATTCTGCTACGCATAAAATTATGTCCTGTTCTTATAGAGTCATAAAGATATGGAAAGCTGAGATCAGACATTAAAAAAGAGGATTCCCTAAGATGTAGATTAGTTTGGATTTTGAAGCTGCCTATATTATCGAACTGTGTTGAAGGGATCCTTACAGTGGatgcatttctttctcttcttacaGCAGAATGATCCATATGGAATTAAGCCTTAAGAAGGATTTAATAGCTTGAAACTGTGAACTATTATCAATCTATTGAAACTCAAACAGTAAGCTTGTCTCTGACTTTAATACGGTTTAGAAACTTCTCAGTAGAAATTTCTCAGTCCCCATAAGGGTTGTTATTGTTAATAAAAAAATGCAGCACATAATGGCAAAAAGTCTAACCTTAACTTTAGTATAAGTCTTTTTTTGAAATAGCAAACATACCTGGAGTTGAGTCAGTCTTTGCTCTTACCAAAGGTGTAAATAGGGGCAGAGATCTTAAATGTCATTTCATCCCACCTGGGACACCATCCCTCATGTACTTGAATACTCCAGATCCTGGAGATAAGTGGTTGTATTTTCATGCTTTGTTGTGATAGTTTTAATTGGAGACTCTTGGCAAGTAAATGACACATTAGAGTTCCTGTCTGATGGCTGTAGTATTAAATTCAGCTCCGGTTCATACTGAGAAGTTAAAACATGATTCAGTTGATAATATCACCACTGTTGTGAGTTAGGAGGGCAAAATTCCAGTTGAAGCtgagaaaaatgtttaaataattattaCAAAGGAATTGATTTAAAGTATGTATTCCAGATTCCACCCACAACTTCCAATTTCCCATCCCCTTAATTTTAGAGCAGAGTTTTTCCATACGGTTAATATTCATGAGCTTCAACATCAAAAACCCAATCTACAAATTTCCTCAATAATGTATATATcttaagaaaatatttatttggaattaaCATTAGGAGACCTCTTAATTTATAGATTAATATTGGCACAATATTAATAACAATTTTACCTCACCAACTTAATGGAATTTTGATCCCTCTATTAATATCTAGGCAATGTTCTCTAAAACTTCTAGCATATTTAATTCCCTATATTTAGCAATATTTTTAGGAATATAAAGTCCTAGATACTTAACATAATTTGTTAAGTATTACAAAACCTAAATCTTTGCATTCTACTTTTGAAACTTCATAGTCAAAAGGAGGTGAAACAAGGTTTATCCCTATTGTATCCTTGAAATCAACTGTGTTATAATTCTTGCACAAGGTTGTTAGTAACAAATTTCcattgttttaataaaatagaatGGAAACACATGTCTCCTTATCACTTGTGTAAGAAGATTAATTTGGAtcatatcaaaagctttttctgcatctaaagatAACAGTTCTGTGGGATCTATTCTATCCTGATATCCAAAATATCAATTCTGTCAGCTCCATGCAAATCTGATCAACCCCTCTTCCATGCCTAGTCCAGTTTCAGTAAAGACCTACTAGGTTGGTCTTGTCACCCATGAGTAAATCCTGGATATGAAAAACTTGATTACAGACCAACCCTGTATGCAGCAACAACAGCCAGAAACCAGGGGCGCTCAAACTCCGAAGACCAATCATTGGAGCTGAGCATGGGGGGGCTGGAACATGGAACTGGCAACAAACActgaaaatgcctttcctgggAGTGTTCCTGCCATGCATGATGTTAATGCCTGCCCTATCCACTACCAGAATATCACATCTTCCTGACCCAtgctatctccccccacccccaggttaaAGGTCCCCATTCAAACAAATCAACAATATACTCCTCCAAGTGGCTGGAAGATCTGAAATTCTGGGTGTTTTGGATAGCGCTTACAACTATCTGGCCAACCTGTGTACCCACTCCCAGTCTATCCCCCAACCCCACTCTACCTTCCTAGCCTCCCCACTTTCACCTGGGTGGCCAGGAGGGGAAAAAGAACTCTATATCTCACTAGGAAGGGTCAAAACCTAGTGTCCACCTGCTCAGTCCGTTTCCCCCTGCCACCAGAGAGGACCAGCCACCCATGTTCGCCCAACCTCACAAAATGCTACAAATTGATGATCCAGAATTTGACATATCTACTCCTCTGATCTCCCATTCCATGCATGCATTCCCAGCTGGATTTATATAGTTTTCACCTCCTAACCATGAACTTCTTTTTTTCAGTCACTCCAGTAATTTCTATTTGGAGCAGGCTCATTTTCCTGGTTCAAAATGGGTTATGGGTGCAGACACAACAATGCTGTTTCTCAAAAGACTAGTGTTCTCTGTAGTGGTTGGGAAAGGCACAGTTCCTGCATAGGTTGCAAACCCATTACTATGAAGAAAAGGAACTGGATGCTCAGTGGCTGATATAGCTTGAGGGTATTTATGTTGTAACTTGCAAAAGCTTGTGAGACTCACTAGAACAGCTTTCCAAGAGTTAAACCAGGGTCCATCTCAAGACGTAGAAGATGGTGTATGTTACTCTTACCTTTGCCTGGCCTGTTGAATGAGAAGCAGCAAAGCTGTCAAGGCAGCATATCCCTTTTAGGACCTACTAGATTGGCTGAGAATGGAGGAGGCAAGAGTTCCCTTTAGTGGAAATCTATGAGCTCTAGTGTTTCCTAGCCATAAAACTGCTTATAAGGTATTTGTTCTCATATTGCCATGAAATCAGAGGGGTGAGCATTCAGTCCTGGAGTGGtgtagaataaaaaaaatccctaatcAAAGTTTCCCATAGAAAGAGACAACTGGTTTATAAACATGCAAAGCATTGGTTCAGGAAGTCTATCACTTGATTCTTAATGCAGAGCTGATCTAGTTTTCCTTCACCCAGAGAAACCACAGATATGTGTAAACTTCCGATCCGAAGGTAAGGGAGATTCTTTGTATCTCCAGGTAAGACTAGGAAAGTCACCTGTGAAATCCTGGAAAACACTTCTAGTCCAATTAGATTGTACAGAACTAGATGAACCAGTCTTGTCACTTGGCTTAAGACCAGTGGAACTGGCAGATTGCATCattatcttttaaaagaaaaggccaGGGACAATATATTCACATATTAAATTCAACCTATTTGTATCAGTTTTGTTGATTGATTGTATCAAATTAAGCCACAGAAAGATACAGGTGAGGATAATGATCCATACACTAAAGTTAGTGGAGCTGTTGGCCATTATGAGGAACAAGACAGCATATTAGTGCTGCCACTTTTGAATGGACGTGTGCCAAGTGTCTTCTGGAATCTACTCCCAATGGCTCCATGATGTACTTCCCCTTTGTTATGGCCATTGTGCCTTAACTCTTGCTGCCATTCTTATTGACTGTTTTGGAGCCCCATTCATGCCTGAAATCACTGGTCAGGACTGCTGCTAATTAAAAATGGAGCTCCCAGAAGATGTGAGACATTCTAAAGGGAAACAATGAAGAGATCTGTAATAATTGTTGTAAGagattcatttatcatttatcatttatttatttaaatttattggctgtccAACTCCAATGGAGATGTGAATAAGTGTCATGGCCCAGTGCTCATACTCACAAAGCTGTCCAGCTGAACCTGTGGAACGTCAGCTTCAGAAAACTCCAAGCCAGGAgtcacctgaggctgatcaaacacaggcactACTGGAACAGCTGGAGCAATCAGATGATGACATACGGCCTCCAAGCCCTCGTACTTAGAGAGTAGAGTGAAGAGTAGAGCAAACACACTCAATGAGGCTCCTTaccaagcaagggagtaactcTCTTGATTaaagacagctggctgcagcctgatttaagaggcagccctgatCCATGTTATTCTTTTAGAAACACCTGTCTGATCTTCTGCTCTGGCCTGCTGTTCCTGTGAATCTTGCTTGTGAAACT contains:
- the LOC134488600 gene encoding olfactory receptor 5AR1-like; the protein is MDEGNDSVITEFILQGFTDNPKMQLVLFMVFLLVYAITVLGNLGMILLICTQPQLHKPMYYFLGNLSFVDLCCSSNIAPKMLTDLLSETKKISYSACATQLFLFDILADAECLLLAVMAYDRYVAICNPLLYPTVMSKTTCQQLISIAYLISLLDSTIHASCTFRLSFCSSNIINHFFCDEPPLLILSCTETYISEIVLFTIGGSLEASSIGMILVSYLYILGTILRMRSTEGRHRAFSTCASHLTAVGIFHGTILYMYFRPSSSYSMDQDKWASMFYTVVIPMLNPLIYSLRNKEVKDALKKVLAWDNEHIFDELAVEPCN